One segment of Gemmatimonadota bacterium DNA contains the following:
- a CDS encoding tryptophanase produces the protein MEFKTIIEPFRIKTVEPIRQTSRAEREHAIRVAHYNPFQIRAEDVLIDLLTDSGTGAMSIYQWAGMMRGDESYAGARSFFAFEQTVHEITGFKHVIPTHQGRAAEHILSQAMVDEGVIVPNNTHFDTTRANIEARRGVALNLPIAEGHQPATLHPFKGNMDLAALERTLREKRGQIPMVMCTVTNNSEGGQPVSMANVRGVSELCKQFGVPFIIDACRFAENAMFIKMREPGYEDKTPMQIAQEMFRLADGCTMSAKKDGMANIGGFLAVNDDALAERCRNSLILTEGFPTYGGLAGYDLEAIAVGLREALSEDYLRYRIRTVEYLSERMTAAGIPTVRPAGGHALYLDAKSWLSHIPQSEYPGWALSVALYTVGGIRACEIGSVMFGKQPDATEKFSELELVRLAFPRRVYTQSHMDYVCEVLIYLHSVKHNIRGVKIVQQPSALRHFTAKFAPVAESVLAV, from the coding sequence ATGGAATTCAAAACAATCATCGAACCGTTCCGGATAAAGACGGTCGAGCCCATTCGGCAGACGAGCCGGGCGGAACGCGAGCACGCGATTCGCGTGGCGCACTACAATCCCTTTCAGATCCGCGCAGAGGATGTGCTGATCGACTTGCTCACCGACAGTGGCACGGGTGCGATGAGCATCTACCAGTGGGCGGGGATGATGCGCGGCGATGAGTCGTACGCCGGCGCGCGATCGTTCTTTGCCTTTGAGCAGACGGTGCACGAGATCACAGGATTCAAGCATGTGATCCCCACGCACCAAGGACGCGCCGCTGAACACATTTTGAGTCAGGCGATGGTGGATGAGGGCGTGATTGTGCCCAACAACACGCACTTCGACACTACGCGAGCGAACATCGAAGCCCGCCGCGGCGTGGCGCTGAATCTGCCGATTGCTGAGGGGCACCAGCCGGCCACGTTGCATCCGTTCAAGGGAAACATGGATCTCGCCGCACTGGAGCGGACGCTCCGCGAAAAGCGCGGACAGATTCCGATGGTGATGTGCACCGTCACCAACAACTCCGAAGGCGGACAGCCGGTGAGCATGGCGAACGTGCGCGGCGTGAGCGAGCTGTGCAAACAGTTCGGCGTGCCGTTTATCATTGACGCCTGCCGTTTTGCCGAGAACGCCATGTTCATCAAGATGCGTGAGCCCGGCTACGAAGACAAAACGCCCATGCAGATTGCGCAGGAGATGTTTCGTTTGGCCGATGGTTGCACGATGAGCGCCAAGAAGGACGGCATGGCGAACATCGGTGGTTTTTTGGCCGTGAACGATGATGCGCTCGCCGAGCGGTGCCGCAACTCGTTGATTCTCACAGAAGGATTCCCCACGTACGGCGGACTGGCGGGGTACGACCTCGAGGCGATTGCCGTGGGGCTCCGTGAGGCGCTGAGCGAAGACTATCTCCGGTATCGCATTCGTACGGTTGAGTATTTGTCGGAGCGGATGACGGCGGCTGGCATTCCCACGGTGCGACCCGCTGGTGGGCATGCGCTCTACCTCGACGCCAAGAGCTGGCTCAGTCACATTCCGCAAAGTGAGTATCCGGGTTGGGCGCTGAGCGTGGCGCTCTACACGGTGGGTGGCATCCGCGCCTGTGAGATTGGATCGGTGATGTTCGGCAAGCAGCCGGATGCCACGGAGAAGTTCTCGGAGCTCGAGCTTGTGCGATTGGCATTCCCGCGGCGTGTGTACACGCAGAGCCATATGGACTATGTGTGCGAGGTGCTGATCTATCTGCACTCGGTGAAGCACAACATTCGCGGCGTGAAGATCGTGCAGCAGCCGTCGGCACTGCGGCACTTTACGGCCAAGTTTGCGCCGGTGGCGGAGAGCGTCCTCGCGGTATAA
- a CDS encoding aldehyde dehydrogenase family protein has translation MNTPPSVSDIFASMDYGPSPESDKPALAWIAAHNATFGHFINGAWTKPKATFNVHNPATATVIAKVSQGSAADVDAAVAAARKALPGWRALSGHARARHLYALARAMQRNARLFAVLETLDNGKSIRETRDIDIPLVARHFYHHAGWAQLLETEFPGHTGAGVVGQIIPWNFPLLMLAWKVAPALAAGCTIVLKPAEFTPLTALAFAEIAAEAGLPAGVLNILTGDGATGAALVDHKGVDKLAFTGSTDVGRIIRKATAGSGKKLSLELGGKSPFIVFEDADLDSVVEGVVDAIWFNQGQVCCAGSRLLMQEGIAERLVEKLRARMEKLRVGSPLDKAVDMGAIVAPVQLERIAALVEQGKQEGSECWQPSWAVPEKGSFFPPTLFTNVAPSATIAQVEIFGPVLVSMTFRTPDEAVALANNTPFGLAASVWSDNINLALDIAPKIKAGVVWVNCTNLFDAAAGFGGYRESGYGREGGREGMWEYLKPSAPLRAPAKAAAAKTKGKAVVAAKSRVVTDVSVGVDRTSKLFIGGKQARPDSGYSLPVKGFNGAVIGEVGEGSRKDIRNAVEAARGAAGSWARASGHNRAQILYYIAENLSARAAEFGTRIRAMTGGDGAAEVEASIRRLFTYAAWADKWDGQVHQTPIRGVTLAMNEPLGVVGIAAPAVSPLLGWLSYVAPAIACGNTVVTVPSESHPLAVTDFYQVLETSDVPAGVVNIVTGRTDELAKTLAEHDDVDAIWFSGSRAGVTACELASIGNMKQTWCEWTPRDWADVAQGEGRAFLRHATQVKNIWIPYGE, from the coding sequence ATGAACACACCTCCTTCCGTTTCCGACATTTTCGCGTCCATGGACTACGGCCCATCGCCGGAGAGCGACAAGCCGGCACTCGCCTGGATTGCGGCGCACAACGCGACCTTCGGCCACTTCATCAACGGCGCGTGGACCAAACCCAAGGCCACGTTCAACGTGCACAACCCTGCCACGGCAACGGTCATAGCCAAAGTGTCGCAGGGCTCTGCCGCTGACGTAGACGCCGCGGTGGCCGCCGCCCGCAAAGCGCTCCCCGGCTGGCGTGCGCTGAGCGGCCACGCGCGTGCACGGCACCTGTATGCGCTCGCTCGCGCCATGCAGCGCAACGCACGCCTCTTCGCCGTGTTAGAGACGCTCGACAACGGCAAGAGTATTCGCGAAACGCGCGACATTGATATTCCGCTCGTTGCGAGGCATTTCTACCACCACGCAGGTTGGGCACAACTGCTCGAGACCGAATTCCCCGGACACACGGGCGCTGGCGTGGTGGGGCAGATCATTCCGTGGAATTTTCCGTTGCTGATGCTAGCGTGGAAAGTTGCCCCAGCTCTCGCGGCAGGATGCACCATCGTATTGAAGCCGGCAGAGTTCACACCGCTCACGGCGCTCGCATTTGCGGAGATCGCCGCCGAGGCGGGGCTGCCCGCTGGTGTACTCAACATCCTCACCGGCGACGGTGCCACCGGCGCAGCGCTTGTGGACCACAAAGGAGTGGACAAACTCGCCTTCACCGGCAGCACCGACGTCGGTCGCATCATTCGGAAGGCCACCGCGGGGAGCGGCAAAAAACTTTCGCTCGAACTCGGCGGCAAAAGTCCGTTCATTGTTTTTGAGGATGCCGATCTCGACAGCGTGGTCGAAGGCGTGGTGGACGCCATCTGGTTCAATCAAGGCCAGGTCTGCTGCGCGGGTTCGCGCTTGTTGATGCAAGAAGGGATCGCCGAGCGCCTCGTGGAAAAGCTGCGTGCGCGCATGGAGAAACTCCGCGTCGGTTCTCCGCTCGACAAAGCCGTGGATATGGGTGCGATTGTCGCACCGGTGCAGCTCGAACGCATTGCCGCGCTCGTTGAGCAGGGGAAGCAAGAAGGCTCCGAGTGCTGGCAGCCGAGCTGGGCGGTGCCGGAAAAAGGCTCGTTCTTTCCGCCAACGCTGTTCACGAACGTCGCTCCAAGCGCGACGATTGCGCAGGTGGAGATCTTCGGCCCCGTACTCGTGTCAATGACCTTCCGCACGCCCGACGAAGCGGTCGCACTGGCCAACAATACGCCCTTCGGACTCGCGGCGAGTGTGTGGAGCGACAATATCAATCTCGCACTCGATATCGCCCCAAAAATCAAAGCGGGCGTGGTGTGGGTGAACTGCACCAATCTCTTTGATGCGGCCGCTGGCTTTGGTGGCTATCGCGAATCAGGGTACGGACGCGAAGGTGGGCGCGAGGGGATGTGGGAGTATCTCAAGCCGTCAGCACCGCTGCGCGCTCCGGCAAAGGCTGCCGCAGCGAAAACCAAAGGCAAGGCAGTCGTCGCGGCCAAGAGCCGAGTTGTAACAGACGTCTCCGTGGGAGTCGACCGCACTTCCAAGCTGTTCATCGGCGGCAAACAAGCGCGCCCTGATTCCGGCTATTCGCTACCCGTCAAAGGATTCAACGGCGCAGTGATCGGCGAAGTGGGCGAAGGGAGCCGAAAGGATATTCGGAACGCTGTTGAAGCGGCGCGTGGCGCAGCTGGCTCGTGGGCACGCGCCTCAGGGCACAACCGCGCACAGATTCTCTACTACATCGCCGAAAATCTCTCGGCGCGCGCCGCCGAGTTTGGCACGCGTATTCGCGCGATGACGGGTGGCGACGGCGCCGCTGAGGTGGAGGCGAGCATTCGTCGCCTCTTCACCTACGCTGCGTGGGCCGACAAGTGGGACGGCCAGGTGCACCAAACGCCAATCCGCGGCGTCACGCTGGCCATGAACGAACCGCTCGGCGTCGTTGGCATTGCCGCGCCGGCCGTGTCACCGTTGCTCGGTTGGCTCTCGTACGTCGCACCGGCGATTGCCTGCGGCAACACGGTGGTCACCGTGCCGAGCGAGTCGCATCCGTTGGCCGTCACCGATTTCTATCAGGTGCTCGAGACGAGCGATGTCCCGGCTGGCGTGGTGAACATCGTCACCGGGCGCACCGACGAACTCGCCAAGACGCTCGCCGAACACGACGATGTGGACGCCATCTGGTTCAGCGGCAGTCGCGCTGGCGTCACCGCCTGCGAACTCGCCAGCATCGGCAACATGAAGCAGACGTGGTGCGAGTGGACGCCTCGCGACTGGGCCGACGTGGCCCAGGGCGAGGGTCGGGCATTCCTGCGTCACGCGACGCAGGTGAAGAACATATGGATTCCCTACGGGGAGTAG
- a CDS encoding carboxypeptidase regulatory-like domain-containing protein gives MKSSYKALLLALLAIAGSSRALLAQNTITLEGVVKSEAGPLQGAQVTVVNVATQETARALSRASGEFRVLGLFAGNYTVTVRMIGYKPLSETVQLVIGQRARLEFLMEKGVAELSATTVMGERVKQVEVQRLSVSAPVLKEEIENLPLNSRGIMNLAGIAPGIKTYAPQSGRTLPTSGGAPDLRFFNVYMDGVEMKSLYNGNIVGLGQTGSPLPQEALEQFRVFVNPYDAEYSRAGSYVISAESRRGTNKWEGSAFGFFQNKSLITKNAFQAALPNFGREQLGLNIRGPLIKNKLFLAASYELASTDFYLDVIPTSGAWTTSKYKGSFLAPNKNHTLFTRLTYVQDAQTTYDAMISARFLKGEGNFGARVSQDGGISQDYKIYTAQLRQRYLDKGGNFVNEASLQLVSWDHNEAPLKPGPQLTYPGIVFGTSGFPLILNELHLRAVDRATWNIDNASGSHVIKAGVEISQISASQTFPNNKDGSFNFLTDTSTLPNTASIAVGFTDPNGISDAKASATGIVTGLYINDEWRLQDNLTFSIGIRHDAEFNTMNNKYTVPWATDPVLQAIPQFADYLNLGNRKNQLGNFSPRFAFSWDPLRNNKTFVRGGFGIIYDRVTSFIGFQERKNSTWRTYNFTFNNTTNLPTLDPAVLKARVLAGQSGSPAPILIKHDMKTPQNQQMSLGVGHQFTSEFGVNVDYVRQHLTNLYVQRNPNYVNKNASGPVPVGTRMLTAKYGDIILWDDIGVADYSAFLVSATWQRGKTRVNLAYTLGWYEGNFDTAALPNFALPFLFNSQRTTGDERHRLVLSEVSPIPFGFMLSTIATIASPRPYTSIDGRDINGDNITGDDYTGGTTSSTGIRTVRPSEKWDNWYRTVDVRLSRPLWTIDGKKISFSAEIFNLFNWSSNLSYGSTQFTATGTGVASYGVPTGAYAARQAQVGMRIDW, from the coding sequence ATGAAGTCCAGCTACAAAGCGTTGTTACTCGCGCTGTTGGCGATTGCCGGCAGTTCGAGGGCGCTCCTCGCTCAAAACACCATCACCCTCGAGGGTGTGGTAAAGTCTGAGGCCGGCCCACTCCAGGGCGCCCAGGTGACCGTGGTGAATGTCGCCACGCAGGAAACGGCCCGCGCCCTGTCGCGTGCCAGCGGTGAGTTCCGCGTGCTCGGCCTCTTTGCCGGTAACTACACCGTGACGGTGCGGATGATCGGCTACAAGCCGCTCTCCGAAACCGTCCAGCTCGTGATCGGCCAGCGCGCCCGTTTGGAGTTCCTGATGGAGAAGGGTGTTGCGGAGCTGTCCGCCACCACCGTCATGGGCGAGCGGGTGAAGCAGGTGGAAGTGCAGCGCCTGTCCGTATCAGCGCCGGTTCTCAAGGAAGAAATCGAGAACCTCCCGCTGAACTCGCGCGGCATCATGAACCTCGCCGGCATCGCCCCCGGCATCAAGACGTACGCGCCGCAGTCGGGCCGCACGTTGCCGACGTCGGGCGGCGCGCCGGATCTTCGCTTCTTCAACGTCTACATGGACGGCGTCGAAATGAAGAGCCTGTACAACGGCAACATCGTCGGCCTCGGCCAGACGGGTTCGCCGCTCCCGCAGGAAGCGCTGGAACAGTTCCGCGTGTTTGTGAACCCGTATGACGCCGAGTATTCGCGCGCGGGCTCGTATGTGATTAGCGCCGAAAGCCGCCGCGGCACCAACAAGTGGGAAGGCTCGGCGTTTGGCTTTTTCCAGAACAAGTCGCTCATCACCAAGAATGCGTTCCAGGCGGCACTGCCGAACTTCGGCCGTGAGCAGCTCGGCCTGAACATCCGTGGTCCGCTCATCAAGAACAAGCTCTTCCTTGCGGCCAGCTACGAGCTGGCGTCGACCGATTTCTACCTCGACGTGATTCCGACCAGCGGCGCCTGGACGACCTCGAAGTACAAGGGTTCGTTCCTCGCCCCCAACAAGAACCACACGCTGTTCACGCGCCTGACCTATGTGCAGGACGCGCAGACGACGTATGACGCGATGATCTCCGCCCGTTTCCTCAAGGGTGAAGGCAACTTCGGCGCCCGCGTATCGCAGGACGGCGGCATCTCGCAGGACTACAAGATCTACACGGCGCAGCTGCGCCAGCGGTATCTGGACAAGGGTGGCAACTTCGTGAATGAGGCCAGTCTTCAGCTCGTGAGCTGGGATCACAACGAAGCGCCGCTCAAGCCCGGCCCGCAGTTGACCTACCCGGGCATCGTCTTTGGGACGTCGGGCTTCCCGCTCATCCTGAACGAACTCCATTTGCGTGCGGTAGATCGCGCCACGTGGAACATCGACAATGCCTCCGGTTCGCACGTCATCAAGGCGGGCGTCGAAATCAGTCAGATCTCGGCCAGCCAGACGTTCCCGAACAACAAGGACGGTTCGTTCAACTTTCTGACGGACACGTCGACGCTCCCGAATACGGCGTCAATCGCGGTCGGCTTTACCGACCCGAACGGCATCAGCGATGCCAAGGCGAGCGCTACGGGCATCGTCACGGGGTTGTACATCAACGACGAATGGCGCCTGCAGGACAACCTGACGTTCAGCATTGGCATTCGCCACGATGCTGAGTTCAACACGATGAACAACAAGTACACGGTGCCGTGGGCCACCGATCCTGTGTTGCAGGCTATTCCGCAGTTCGCGGACTACCTGAACCTCGGCAACCGCAAGAACCAGCTCGGCAACTTCTCGCCGCGCTTTGCCTTCTCGTGGGATCCGCTGCGGAACAACAAGACGTTCGTTCGCGGTGGCTTCGGCATCATCTACGATCGCGTCACGAGCTTCATTGGGTTCCAGGAGCGCAAGAACTCGACGTGGCGGACGTACAACTTCACGTTCAACAACACGACCAATCTGCCGACGCTCGATCCGGCGGTGCTCAAGGCTCGCGTGTTGGCTGGCCAGTCGGGCTCGCCGGCGCCGATTTTGATCAAGCATGACATGAAGACGCCGCAGAACCAGCAGATGTCGCTGGGCGTCGGCCATCAGTTCACGAGCGAGTTCGGTGTGAACGTCGACTACGTGCGTCAGCATCTCACGAACCTCTACGTGCAGCGCAACCCGAACTACGTGAACAAGAACGCGTCCGGGCCGGTGCCGGTTGGAACGCGCATGCTGACGGCGAAGTACGGCGACATTATTCTGTGGGACGACATCGGCGTCGCCGACTACTCGGCGTTCCTCGTGTCGGCTACTTGGCAGCGCGGCAAGACCCGCGTGAACCTTGCCTACACCCTCGGCTGGTACGAAGGCAACTTCGACACGGCTGCTCTGCCGAACTTCGCCCTGCCGTTCCTGTTCAACTCGCAGCGCACGACCGGTGACGAGCGGCACCGCCTGGTGCTCTCGGAAGTCAGCCCGATTCCGTTCGGCTTTATGCTCTCCACGATCGCAACGATCGCGAGCCCGCGCCCGTACACGAGCATCGACGGCCGCGACATCAACGGCGACAACATCACCGGCGACGACTACACCGGTGGCACCACGTCGTCGACGGGTATCCGTACGGTTCGCCCGTCGGAGAAGTGGGACAACTGGTATCGCACGGTTGACGTCCGCCTCTCGCGTCCGCTCTGGACGATCGACGGAAAAAAGATCAGCTTCTCGGCTGAAATCTTCAATCTGTTCAACTGGAGCAGCAACCTCTCGTACGGCTCCACGCAGTTCACGGCTACGGGAACTGGCGTGGCATCGTACGGCGTGCCGACCGGTGCGTATGCGGCGCGGCAGGCGCAGGTGGGGATGCGGATCGATTGGTAA
- the deoC gene encoding deoxyribose-phosphate aldolase, protein MPLDLDLVLAQHVNKSAAERRASTIPTRRTVKKQWQAAWQLRAITLIDLTTLSGDDTPGNVRRLCAKAMHPLRPDLLKALGAESLNVTTGAVCVYHALVPTAVDALKGSNIPVAAVSTGFPAGLSPFSTRLAEVRESVAAGAKEIDIVITRAHVLTGDWNALYDEVQRFREACGPAHMKAILATGDLATLTNVARASMVAMMAGADFIKTSTGKEGVNATLPVSLVMVRMIRDYFERTGYAVGYKPAGGIRTAKNALEYLYLIKEELGDRWLRPDLFRFGASGLLTDIERQLEHFTTGRYAAAHRQPMV, encoded by the coding sequence ATGCCGCTCGACCTCGACCTCGTGCTGGCGCAGCACGTCAATAAGAGCGCCGCCGAACGCCGGGCCTCCACCATTCCCACGCGCCGCACCGTAAAAAAACAGTGGCAGGCCGCGTGGCAGCTGCGCGCGATCACCCTCATTGACCTCACGACACTTTCCGGCGACGACACACCCGGCAATGTCCGTCGGCTCTGCGCGAAAGCCATGCATCCGCTGCGCCCCGATCTCCTTAAAGCGCTCGGCGCCGAATCACTGAACGTGACAACCGGCGCCGTGTGCGTCTATCACGCGCTCGTGCCAACGGCGGTAGACGCACTCAAGGGGAGCAACATTCCGGTCGCCGCTGTGAGTACGGGCTTTCCTGCCGGTCTCTCACCGTTCTCCACGCGCCTCGCCGAAGTGCGCGAAAGCGTCGCGGCGGGCGCAAAGGAAATCGACATTGTCATCACCCGCGCGCATGTGCTCACCGGTGACTGGAACGCGCTCTACGACGAAGTGCAACGATTCCGTGAAGCCTGCGGGCCCGCCCATATGAAAGCCATTCTCGCGACCGGCGATTTGGCCACGCTCACAAACGTGGCTCGCGCCTCGATGGTCGCCATGATGGCCGGAGCAGATTTCATTAAGACCAGCACCGGGAAAGAAGGAGTCAACGCGACCCTTCCCGTTTCGCTAGTGATGGTGCGCATGATTCGCGACTACTTCGAGCGCACGGGCTACGCGGTTGGCTACAAACCGGCGGGCGGCATTCGTACAGCGAAAAACGCACTGGAATATTTGTATCTCATCAAAGAAGAACTCGGCGACCGCTGGCTCCGCCCCGACTTGTTTCGCTTTGGTGCGAGTGGGCTCCTCACCGACATCGAGCGCCAGCTCGAGCACTTTACCACCGGGCGCTATGCTGCGGCCCACCGCCAGCCGATGGTATGA
- a CDS encoding DUF6259 domain-containing protein, producing MRARAGVLTRAIVALMVGALSTAAAQQGAPALDSPGLRLALSATDGHVQSLTDSHQRQLAGGDRDVTGLWSLDIADAAPVTAAQAGRFSWRRLSGSRGLELTWDQFARSATLRVIATVQLRADSTSAWRIRVEGTRALPVEVVHFPRISGIAKLGEHEQLVVPQWMGQMARDPRKLLAGSGPAGRRIEWVYPGALSLQEISLTAPPTGGLYFAANDTLAYRKSFALWGEPGGSAGFEMTHLPSNPGHDDSYATSYDALVGAIDGDWLNAAERYRAWGTKQYWARESRLATRRTPAWVRETGIWEWNRGRSDAVLAPAALLQNDAKLPVSVFWHWWHNGPYDTSFPDYLPPREGAEPFTKAVRAAKQKGLHSIVYMNQRLWCLPTPSWKSENAERWAVRERDGKVRTEVYNVFDPQPCATMDISTSFWRDKYAGIADTVMHQYGLDGIYMDQAVLSLVCWNPDHGHPVGGGHYWMDGFRLLAKDLRRRGGTLPFGFAGEGGGESWLPDLDAFLTLQVSQERYADPASGWEVVPLFQAVYHQYAVTYGTYGSLTYPPYDELWPAELRPANALTLLDRAYRGQFFLEQARMFVWGMQPTIANFLPEQLTERRAEMDYLEKLARLRYGLRDFFLDGTFLRAPDIDVPTVDVRLSRISIYAARRGGPVEAHLTSPAVLSSAWKARDGRVALALVRITDDSGAVRVRIDGARYGVGVGTKIVRHDASGVRTIGTLGAGITSLEVPMAGLEGVVLELKPAAR from the coding sequence GTGAGGGCGCGCGCGGGGGTACTCACGCGCGCCATCGTTGCGCTGATGGTCGGCGCGCTGTCCACTGCGGCGGCGCAGCAGGGCGCCCCCGCGCTCGACTCGCCAGGATTGCGACTCGCGCTCTCGGCGACCGACGGGCATGTGCAGTCGCTTACCGATTCGCACCAGCGGCAGCTCGCCGGTGGCGACCGCGACGTGACGGGGCTCTGGTCGCTCGACATTGCAGATGCCGCGCCGGTCACTGCCGCGCAGGCAGGACGGTTTTCGTGGCGCCGCCTCAGCGGGAGTCGCGGACTTGAGCTGACCTGGGACCAGTTCGCGCGCTCGGCAACGTTGCGTGTGATTGCCACGGTGCAACTCCGCGCCGACAGCACATCCGCGTGGCGCATTCGCGTAGAGGGGACGCGCGCACTGCCCGTGGAAGTCGTGCATTTTCCGCGGATCTCGGGCATCGCGAAACTCGGCGAACACGAGCAACTCGTGGTGCCGCAGTGGATGGGGCAGATGGCGCGCGATCCGCGAAAGTTGTTGGCCGGTTCTGGGCCTGCGGGACGTCGCATCGAGTGGGTCTACCCAGGCGCGCTTTCACTGCAGGAGATTTCGCTCACCGCGCCGCCAACCGGTGGGCTGTACTTTGCGGCGAACGACACGCTCGCGTACCGCAAGTCGTTCGCGCTCTGGGGAGAGCCCGGTGGTTCGGCGGGCTTTGAGATGACACATCTACCGTCGAACCCTGGGCACGACGATAGCTACGCCACCAGCTATGACGCGCTGGTAGGTGCCATCGACGGCGACTGGCTCAACGCCGCAGAACGATATCGCGCGTGGGGCACCAAACAGTACTGGGCACGTGAGAGCCGTCTCGCCACACGCCGTACCCCCGCGTGGGTGCGTGAAACCGGAATCTGGGAATGGAATCGCGGCCGCTCGGACGCCGTGCTCGCCCCCGCGGCCCTTCTACAGAACGACGCCAAGCTGCCGGTGAGTGTGTTCTGGCATTGGTGGCACAACGGCCCCTACGACACGAGCTTCCCCGACTACCTGCCGCCGCGCGAAGGCGCGGAGCCATTCACGAAGGCCGTGCGCGCGGCTAAGCAGAAGGGTTTGCATTCGATTGTTTATATGAATCAGCGGCTCTGGTGTCTCCCCACGCCGAGTTGGAAAAGCGAGAACGCCGAACGCTGGGCGGTGCGTGAGCGCGACGGGAAAGTGCGCACCGAGGTCTACAATGTGTTTGATCCGCAGCCGTGCGCGACTATGGACATTTCCACCTCGTTCTGGCGCGACAAGTACGCCGGCATCGCCGACACGGTGATGCATCAGTACGGACTCGACGGCATCTATATGGACCAAGCCGTCCTCAGCTTGGTCTGCTGGAATCCGGACCACGGGCACCCCGTGGGTGGCGGTCACTACTGGATGGACGGTTTCCGTTTGCTCGCCAAGGACCTGCGCCGTCGCGGCGGTACGCTGCCCTTTGGTTTTGCCGGCGAAGGCGGTGGCGAAAGTTGGTTGCCTGACCTCGATGCCTTTCTGACGCTGCAAGTGAGTCAGGAGCGGTACGCCGACCCCGCGAGCGGTTGGGAAGTGGTGCCGCTCTTTCAGGCGGTGTATCACCAGTACGCCGTGACGTACGGAACATACGGATCGCTGACCTATCCTCCGTACGACGAACTGTGGCCGGCGGAGCTTCGTCCAGCGAATGCGCTCACGCTGCTCGACCGTGCCTATCGTGGTCAGTTCTTTTTGGAGCAGGCGCGGATGTTCGTGTGGGGGATGCAGCCGACTATCGCGAACTTTTTGCCCGAACAGTTGACGGAGCGTCGCGCCGAGATGGATTATCTCGAGAAGCTCGCGCGTCTCCGGTATGGCCTGCGCGATTTCTTTCTCGACGGGACCTTTCTGCGTGCGCCGGACATCGACGTGCCGACTGTGGATGTGCGCCTCTCGCGCATCTCGATTTACGCCGCGCGGCGGGGCGGGCCGGTGGAGGCGCACCTGACCTCTCCGGCGGTGCTCTCTTCCGCTTGGAAGGCCCGTGACGGCCGCGTCGCGCTAGCGCTGGTGCGCATCACCGATGATTCCGGTGCAGTGCGCGTGCGCATCGATGGTGCACGGTATGGCGTGGGGGTGGGCACCAAGATCGTGCGGCACGATGCAAGCGGTGTACGAACCATCGGAACGCTCGGTGCTGGGATCACGAGCCTTGAGGTGCCGATGGCAGGGCTGGAAGGCGTGGTACTGGAATTGAAGCCCGCCGCGCGATGA
- a CDS encoding DUF1343 domain-containing protein: MRRTIPALILLLATLPSAAPAQGARQPTGNVVPGIEVLLKDSLHLIRGKRVGLLTNHSGRDRKGTSTIDLLFRAPGVKLTALFGPEHGLRGVAKAGEKVASTVDSATGVPIYSLFGDVSVPTPEMLKDVDVLLYDIQDVGARVYTFQWTLANMAAAAKKPIIILDRPDPIRADRVEGNILDPKFASLVGQHPVALRYGLTPGELLKYLVGEKLIDAKVMVVPMQNYRRSQWFDETGIPWVNPSPNLRTLDASLLYPGTVLFEGTSATEGRGTDDPFTLIGASWLTDAGAIAAELNARKLPGVHFDSTSRAIEAGYKFGGQTIPMIKVRVTDRNVVRPVELGIRMLAAIQARHKADFTWREKSIDRLGGTDQLRMAVDQGTVDALLVRWAADEKLFAQKIKPYLIYK; encoded by the coding sequence ATGCGACGCACCATCCCCGCTCTCATTCTGCTCCTTGCCACCCTCCCCAGCGCCGCTCCCGCACAGGGGGCCCGCCAGCCCACGGGCAATGTGGTGCCGGGGATTGAGGTTTTGCTCAAGGACTCGCTGCACCTCATCCGCGGCAAGCGGGTTGGGCTCCTGACCAATCATTCTGGACGTGATCGGAAGGGGACAAGCACCATCGACCTGCTCTTCCGCGCTCCCGGCGTGAAACTCACGGCGCTGTTTGGTCCGGAGCACGGGCTGCGTGGTGTGGCCAAGGCGGGGGAGAAGGTCGCGTCCACGGTGGATTCGGCGACTGGTGTTCCCATTTATTCGCTCTTCGGCGATGTGTCGGTGCCGACCCCAGAGATGCTGAAGGATGTCGATGTGCTGCTCTACGACATTCAGGATGTCGGCGCCCGCGTCTACACCTTCCAGTGGACGCTCGCCAACATGGCGGCGGCGGCAAAAAAGCCGATCATTATTCTCGACCGCCCAGACCCCATTCGCGCGGACCGCGTGGAAGGGAATATTCTCGATCCCAAGTTTGCCTCGCTCGTTGGGCAGCACCCCGTGGCGTTGCGTTACGGCCTCACGCCGGGCGAACTGCTCAAGTACCTCGTGGGCGAAAAACTCATCGACGCCAAGGTGATGGTGGTGCCGATGCAGAACTATCGGCGCTCGCAGTGGTTTGACGAAACGGGAATCCCGTGGGTGAACCCGTCGCCGAACTTGCGCACGCTCGACGCCTCGTTGCTCTACCCAGGCACGGTGCTCTTTGAGGGCACGAGTGCCACTGAAGGGCGTGGCACCGACGACCCGTTTACGCTGATCGGCGCGAGTTGGCTCACGGATGCCGGTGCGATTGCCGCGGAACTCAATGCGCGCAAACTGCCAGGCGTCCACTTCGATTCCACGTCACGTGCCATCGAAGCGGGCTACAAGTTTGGCGGGCAAACCATTCCGATGATCAAGGTGCGCGTCACCGACCGTAACGTCGTGCGCCCCGTGGAACTCGGCATCCGCATGCTCGCGGCGATTCAGGCACGACACAAGGCGGATTTTACCTGGCGCGAGAAGTCCATTGATCGCCTCGGCGGCACCGACCAGCTCCGCATGGCCGTCGATCAAGGCACGGTGGACGCATTGCTCGTACGCTGGGCGGCTGATGAAAAACTGTTCGCACAGAAAATCAAACCATACCTGATCTACAAGTGA